The sequence AAAAAGGCATCTCTGGTGACTTACTGCAGAAAGTATGGCACTCTTCCGACAGTTGATGCCCCCGATGAAAAACATATTTGGCATGAGAGGTCTGGGGTACTCAAATGTAAAATCATATCTAAACAACCAGACAGCTCCGCGGCCTAGGATCTCCTGGTACGTCACATCCTCATCCAGGTATCTTGCAGCAAGTTCATCAAAACTGGCGTACATTATTCGACACAGCAGCAGCTCCACTCCACTCATGACAAAATTCTGAATGCGCTCTACAAAGGTCATTTTGTCAGTGCTGCCAGACTGAAACCGAGGTACGTAAGATGGAGGAGAAGGACACTGTAAAGCCAACATGTCAAGGCCGCAAGGCATGCCACGCAGGAAGTAGACAGCAGGAAGACCTAGTGAGGTAGCAATAATAGGTCCACAGGGCAGGAAGGGATCGGTGAGAACCAATTCAAAGTTCTCCTTCTTTAGCTTCTGCATCAAAGGTTCATTGTAAAGCAGCGACTCGCATCCTTGCACCTGCGATCCTGTGAAGTTCATCAGCCTCTCCAATTGGACAATGATGTCCATCATTGCAGGACTACGCTGGAACACCCCTTGCTGAAATCCTTTCAAACTGGTGGACAGATCCTCCTTGGAGAAGCTCACTGGAAAGGTTTCGGTGCGGAACAGCTCTGAACTCTGGATCAAGATGTTGGTCTCAGGCACTAGGACTAGGATGTCATGGCCTCTCTGGGCCAGTTCGGTCGCCAACACCTTCATGCTAAGCCAGTGGCTGCCTTCAACAGGCATGACCAGCACCCGACCACCCTGCGCAGGCCTCAGCCAGGAACCCAGCCAGAGCAGCAGCAGCCCTGAACCCAGCCCCCACAGCCAGCCTTCCTTCAGCATAACTGGGTCTGCCTAAGACCAGACACAAGCACTGAAAGAAAAGGAGTGGACAAAACTCCTCCTCCAGGAAAAGGGGCTGTGTTTAGACTCTCTCATGTGTGACTGAGAAACAAGAGAGTGAAAGGAGGAACAAGAGGGGACGACAGTTGTCTGTGTTTTGGGTTGCAGATCATGCAAATTTTCCTGTCCGGATGGCAGTTTCACAGAAAAACATTTCCTGAAAGGAAAAAAGTGCTTTTGGGGGCTGGCAGAGTGCTAGACCACATTTCATTAAATAGCATGAATTTAGACAAATCAAGGAAAGACAGCACTATTACACAGTCATAAACTGTCAACTAGTCTTTTACAAATCTGTGAATTTTATATCCCGTAACCAAATGCCAATATTAGTCATTACAGTTAAGACACTGAGGTCTTTAAACacttaaatacaaaattaaaagcAGATCCACTTTGTACACATACAAATACATCACAGTTCTTTGACAGGGAATGGGATAACTATGGATTTAGCATTTTGTGTCTGACACCATTCCTAAGTAAAGACAGACAACTCAAAGACTAATTTACAACCAGCTGAATAAACTCAAGAGCACAAGGAGGAAGAAATGTAACTCCCACCAGCACCTCCCCCTTCCTCTCAAACCCAGCTCGCGTGAGAAGCTCGCCACTCCTTTCCTTTCCATCTCCCCATGTTCAAGAGATAGCGTGACTAACTATACACCCCCACATGGttttttaaattgcatttcataacattaatatCCACATAGGATATTTTGCCAATGAGGAGAAATTAACTATATATTTGTTTCAAGTTATATAGAGGAGTAAGGTATACTGCGGTATAGTTCTTGTTTAAGAGACTATGTTAATCCATTGACTGATTTTATATAAACCATCAATcaggttatttttttttaaaaaatagcagTAGCAACAGCACGGTTcttaaatgaacaaataaatcctAAAATGTTACTACTAAtgatatcattattattatattagcaGCTCTCTCAGTTGAGGGATTCATTGGTCAAAAAAGACCACCACTTTTCTATTAGTCACTGCAGTTTTGTTGCCATTTGTTGGCAGTACTTTTGACTTCATACTAATGTCCTgatgaaatattttgaaaactTACTACCTGCACAAATGACACTAGCTGCAATCTGACCAACTAACATGCACAAATTCCAAGCACCTGAAGTACTGCCAAACTACAACAAAGTAACCCAGTAAGATCTACTGACCCAGTCACAGCCACATGCAAAGTCCTTCAAAAGCCATTGTGAGTTACAATGCCTCAGTTTTAACCATCCCCACCCAGCTGCGCTGCGGGAACACAAAACTAGCAACTGAACTGATGTTTATCTCTTTAGGACTGCAAATATGACAGAGAGAACAGTGACACCTGCTGTAACTTTATGAAACAAGAAAATTCTGTGTGGAAAAATGGTAACTGCTGTGTTGTACTGCACagaataaactaaataaattgaGTATTTAGACAAAGAAACACTTCTTGTACCAAAAGAGCACCTGATGATCATGCAGCTCTAGTCTATTGTATGTATGTGCATATATGCATTTGCCCCTGAAAGCCTGAGAAGAAATATATTATCTGTTGCATATCATTACATAGTCTTAACTTGACTTATCACCTAATCTGTCTGAAGGGCAATTTGGATGTAACCCATAGGCTACTATTAAAATATGCTTTGTCACTGAAATAATGTTTACAACACAGACATGGCCTAGTTTGCTGTCATTGCTGCTTTACctgtttatacatttttgtgtaCTTTTATACCTaatattttatagtttataaatagtttaacacatatatattaattaacCTGTGTGGCACACTGCAAAAACACCTttgcaatttaaaaaagtaaaacagcTGCCAAAATTTTACATTCTATTCTCTTCGAgtctctctccttctctgttTCTCTGCTTTGTTTGTTTAGTGACTATTCGCAAATGTGAGTAACAACCAGAAAGAGAAAAAAGGGATTATCTCCATCACTAACTAAGACGGAGATGAAATAAGAGCCAAATGCACAGATATGTATCAAAGAATCTGGCAATGAATTACTTGGGTACAAAGTCCCACTCTTCTTTTGCCTTCTTTTAACTGGCTGAGATCCTGGGACCTTTGTCACCCTTTCCATCCTGGGTTCACcctcaaataataaaatgtctttgaaaaTGCATTAGTTTTACATTAGTTTAAATCACATAATGTGAGACTTAAATGTTACTTGATTACAAACATTATTCCTAATATTTTCCTTTGtcctcagcagaacaaagaaatttatacaggtttggaacaacttaataaataacagaattttcatttttgggtgaactatccctgtaaTATTTCATAGTTTTCCCAGTTGCACACTGTCCTTGCTGggtaataattataataatatcagTCTAACAAGAACTTAATAATTGGCAGAGCTTAACGTTGATACTTGAACTATGTTCAAAGATAAAACCAAGCAGCAACACATTCACGTATTAGcaggggtgcttctcaatactcAAACTGATGCTTCTTTGTTTTCTTGCTCCTCCATTCTCCAGCCCATGACCTGGAAACCAATCAaactcagccatcttgaagggcATCTCATTCCTCACCTCCTCATGTTGCAGTCGGAAAAATGAGTAAACTTCCTGAGGAGTCATGAGCGCCAGGTATATCCTTCCCTCGTATCCTAAGGAGGTGGAGCTAAGACGTGGGGAAATAAAGCGAGGAAAGGGAacaaggatgcacaaataagaaatgagaaGTACCCCAGTATCACTGATGAAAATACATACTGTATGAGTTTTGTATGAAGAATATAGAGACGTAAGACACAGAAACTGGGCAGGCTGCATTGGTTGAGTCTAGTCCACAGGGCATACATTAATACCAAATcctaaaatctgattggttttcagaaatgttgttccaggaccaACTAGGATGTTGCTACAAGAACATGTGGAACTTGACAAAACTACATTCACCCAAAATGACCCTGGCAATTAATTGTGCAGGTTCAGAGTCCTGCttgtcttttgttttctttttactGGCTGAGATCCCAGGAACTTTTGTCACCCTTTCCAGTCTGGGTTCACCTAGAGTTACTGTAATGTGAACTTTGAAAATGCTTTAGTTTATTCACACAATATGAGTGCTGAGAGTCCATTTTGAAAATCTGACCTTTTCATCACCTCATTTAGTCTGTTTCTAGCATTTACAGATTTGATTGTGAATATCTAGTATATTTGATAGTATGTGCTTTGAAACTCTTATCATATGATGACCATCATGTGAAGAGCGTAAAGGTGATGCTCACCTTCGTCAGTGGGTTCGTAATTTCACAGTTAATTCCTCCTATCAGAATCATGTTGGGCATCAGGGGTTTGGGGAACTCCAGGCTGAAATCATACCGCATCAACCAGACAGCTCCAGTGCTCAGGATCTCAGTCAGACTCACATCTCTCTGCAGGAAGTTGGACATCACATCCTCATGGGACAAGTAAATAACTTTACACCCCAGTGGTTCCAGCATGCTCAAAAGAACGTTCCACACACGCCGACCAAAAGACATCCGGTCTGAGTTTTGTGTAAAGAAACGTGGGACATATGAAAGAGGGCTCGGACAGGCTGTAGCCGCAGCATCGAGGCTACACGGCATTCCCCTTAACATGTACACCGCAGGTACGGAAAGATTATATGCCAATATGGCCCCCATTGGTAGGCCAGGATCGGTTAAAACAGCATCAAAGTTTTGTGCTCTCAGAAACTCTATAAGCTCCTGGTTCTTGAACAGACTTTCGCTTGCAGAGGCCATCAAGTTAAAGATCATCTTTACATTGCTAAACTCTGAAGTCACACTCTCCAGTAGGGATTTATCTGTCAATTCATGAACATGCTTGGTCATTATCTTGTTATACAACTCCAGCTCAGATGAGACCGGAAACGTCTTTGTGATGTAGTGTTTGCCTGGACCCAAACGCATGCTGATCTCTGGAATCACCACAATCACTGTGTGACCTCTGCGTCCCATCTCTTCTGCCACGGCCTTCACTCCTGTCCAGTGACTTCCATCCATTGGTACCACTAACAGCTTCCCAGTCCAACCGCTTTTCCCAGACGGACTCTGTTCCAGCGCAGCACAACAGACTATACTGATCACTACACATGAAATTTCTGCTAAGTGCATGTTTCCAGACAAAAAGTCTTGACTGCTTTCGCAATTGACtatcagatagatagatagcaagCAGAGCACTTTCCAGCTGGCTAGTGGCTAGATATAATGTGGGAGGaacctttatttaaaaaaaaaaaaaaacattaatcacaTTTATGGTATAAACAACGGTCTCTGGTGTCTTTTTACAACAGAAGTTAGAAAGTTTAACTTAATATTTACTTTGTCCAGTTGCAAGCAGTCATGACCGGTTAATAATTTGTCATTCACTGGCAGTGCTGTTAGAAATTACCAGCATTTCACAATAATTAACagtattattttacagtaactTGTTGTAATTAAGTTTCCCTGTAATATCCCAATGAATACCTGTAAAAACTACAGTTTCCTTggattttacagcatttaactcttattttacagtaaaatcttGCAATCTAAAACCTGCTGTTATATCACAACAAGGTCTGTAGTATCACagcaacactgaaaaaaattaagGATTTCACAGCATTAAACAGTATTATTACAGTGAAATATTGTATTGAAATATGCCCTGGGAAGTCACATGACATAACCGAACTGTTTGGTTTTGAACTGAAGGCGCCGTCGTGTCCCTCTTCTATTCCGGGCTGAATGAGAAGGTGAGTTTGCATCACTTACAcccatgttattttaatataattataatatttactttcaaataaacgTTTATCGCATGACACAGTTCACATTTTGTTAGCAAGTGCCCAGAATTGTTGAAAGTTCTCTCACAGCATTTGCTAATAGTAATGACGAGAGTTTCGCTATAATTTTTCATGTTACTATCACCGTTTATAAAACCAATGATGGGACAAACATTACAATCTATGCGTGCACATTTCTGTAATTAGTCAAGGTTATCATAGATTAGCAGGGCTAACCGTTAGctttttaactttaataacTTAGTGATTCAAACGgtccattattttatttttttttttttccagcggaTATCCTAGTTAACGTTACAACAGTTAACATTTTGTTAGCAAGTGCCCGGAATTGTTGAAAGTTCTCTCACAGCTTTTGCTAATAGTAGTAATGTTAGTAATGACGAGAGTTTCGCTATAATTTTGCATGTCACTATCACCGTTTAAACAAATCTGGTGTTTGTAAAGTTTATAAAACCAATGATGGGACAAACATTACTATTTATGTGTGCACATTTTTGTAATTAGTCAAGGTTATCATAGATTAGCAGGGCTAACCGTTAGCTGTTTAACTTTAATAACGGTccatgaaaaaatatttttccagCGGATATCCTAATTACAACATGACTGAGCTAACTGGAGTAAGTCGTGTTCAACAACGGGAGGGTTTTAACACTGGGGTTCCCACTTGTCCTGAtatgaatgaataataattgtaaaagtttaaaatgcaCTTTACATTGAGAGAGCAATCTCAAAGTGCtacaaaaaaaactatatataccACTATAATTTTTGACATATGGCTAAAATTAAATTACGATCAATGATCATAATCTGCATTCAAACTGAAATTCTTATTGTTGGTTGCCTTTGTGTAATTTCTCCTTTTTCTTTCCAGGTCATCAGAGGGGGAGGCTAACTATCCTGTTCAGTGTCAGGCTAAGAGTGAGGAGAAAAAGATTAGGTAGGTGACTAGTTAACATGCACCACAATATTCAACTGTAAATTTGTTGGCTGTGACCATGTGTCTGAGAATGTGTGTAACTATGTTCAGCACACAAAACAGATGAGGACAGACCATCCTGGATTACTGTGCAACCCCAACCCCAAGATCTGTGATGTTCTGGCCTGCTATGATCCAGACTCTGACAAGGCTGTCTGCATCCTGCTGCTCCTAATGTTGTACTTCAAAGAGCCAAAAGAGAGCTTGATGCTTGAAGTtgatgtaagattttttattcaaatatttaaaatgcaaaatgatTACATTATCAACATTTACCTTGCATGATTTACTACCTCTGACCAATGAACAATATTTATCCTTCATCCTAAATCCATGCTATTGTGTATTAACTATGTTACAGCCATGTGCCACTGCTGTGAACGTCAATACTGCAGAACTCCCCGGCAACCCCTGCTTGATCATTCAAGGTAATGTTACTTTGATCTAGTATCAACATTTCTaactcattattttgttttcattctaGAAATCTACATGAccacaataaataatattaattataataagaaTTACATTTGTATAGCCCTTTGTCTCTTAAGCAGATCGCAAAGTGCTCATAACACATAATGTTGTATCTGTTCATTTCAGGTGACATGATGAAGCCGTCTGGATGGCTTATATCCATCGAGGGACATGTCGTGATGGGCCCACACCCTTTCTTTTTACACGGAGTAGTTGCTTTCTTCAGCAGCTATTACGTATTCAACCTTGAGTATCCTGCCGCTGGATCTTCGATGCTGGAGTTCATTCAAAGGTATTTTATAAAGATCACATTTAATCTTGTAATTCACATTATAGTACAGGCTTCCAACTCAATGATTGTCTTGAGGTTGAAAATGCTGACAAACGAGGTACCTGAGGCTAGCCTGGTGAGACCATCCTGATCTCACGAACTCATTCAATTACGCTCTGCAGATCAGTCTGGGTTTTTACACGTTATGCTGACAAATACCTGCCGGTCCAATCACagctatttattttgttttggggCAGGCTATGTGATGATGATTTCGAAACGTGTATTGCGAAACGCGAATGTATTGAATGAAGTAGATGAAATTTTCTTTAAAAGCAAAACAATATGCTCTTAGgcccttaaaggtgctaaagaggatcttttcgtcgactgagaaacttTGGTTACTGttactgttactgagtttttgaaatgagcgcatgcgtaagaacaacccccctcctttgaaggaacgcctcccaaaacttgtaaacactcgtattggaacacgagtgtttaccaccagcattcgctgtgtcgtgttagtggattcattatgtcagactcaccgcaggtaactcataatctgcagttgttactcctgtctcctgacaaaaacattgcatgcagcgcctgtggagtgtggaaagttactggagcacgcagctgcactcgtctctcacaaggaacgtcatggcagtgattgacaagccagagggccaatcgtttaagCGATGATCGcctaaacgattggctgatgtttttaaggccctacttcgtgcacagattatgtatattaatatcattcctttcagtgcacctaataaatagttttttatcagttagtaaagacagtttcaagtaatattgcaaaaatgtataaaacgtaacatcctctttagcacctttaattgaaAAGGATGTGTTTGTCATACTTTCAACAGGATTTGGTTTCAATTTACCAACTGGCCAATTGCGTGAAGATGCATTTCAGTGGCGGCGCACGTTGATATGGCCTCTTATAGTAGACAATCAACCGCTTTGCCTCTGGCAAACCTAACCTGAGGCACCTTGgctaaaaatggcaaaaaacaaTTATGGTGAGAGTAAGATCTAACAAGTTTGGATTATAAATCTATTAGGGTTTGATGTAGGGAAAAAGCACAGCAAAAAGCACACCTTGATAAATGCTGTCTGCAATACATACTGCAAGTCTATTTAAAACTGAAACTATCTTTGCTTATTAACAGGTGCTTCCTGGGCATCAATCCTGAAAGAGGCTCAAAGACCAAGAAGCGGACAACAATGAACCCTCAAGTGAGCACCCTTGTGAGGAAACTTTTTGACTTTGAGTGGGcatcatagttttttttttacagcggtAGTTGTCAGGCTCAGTTTTGAGTAGCCTTGttctttttgtaatttttcaaGACAACTTTGCActacaagatttttacacaatgCTGTTGCGTGTGGACTCATTATAATGTTTGAGACTGAGAGGAGCGCCTGACCCCTTTACGACATTCCTTCATCACTCTCTCCCTTGCTCTCTTATCTTGCCATGAAGGCCTCATTCCCATCCTGTCCATTACTGTTATTGTGACACAGCTAGTTGAATAGTTGAAT comes from Chanodichthys erythropterus isolate Z2021 chromosome 6, ASM2448905v1, whole genome shotgun sequence and encodes:
- the LOC137021485 gene encoding UDP-glucuronosyltransferase-like isoform X1, with the translated sequence MLKEGWLWGLGSGLLLLWLGSWLRPAQGGRVLVMPVEGSHWLSMKVLATELAQRGHDILVLVPETNILIQSSELFRTETFPVSFSKEDLSTSLKGFQQGVFQRSPAMMDIIVQLERLMNFTGSQVQGCESLLYNEPLMQKLKKENFELVLTDPFLPCGPIIATSLGLPAVYFLRGMPCGLDMLALQCPSPPSYVPRFQSGSTDKMTFVERIQNFVMSGVELLLCRIMYASFDELAARYLDEDVTYQEILGRGAVWLFRYDFTFEYPRPLMPNMFFIGGINCRKSAILSAEVEEFVQGSGEHGIVVFTLGSLISSMPKEKAAIFFKAFSMIPQRVLWRYAGEIPDNVPENVKLMKWLPQNDLLGHPKARAFITHGGTHGIYEGICHGVPMVMIPLFGDQGDNVHRMATRGVGVILNIHDITSQTLFDALNTVINDSSYKQRMDKLSAIHNDRPMQPLDLAVYWTEFVMRHKGADHLRPAAHDLNWFQYHSLDVIGFLLFIVLIVTLATFKCCALCWRRCCRKTQKRKED
- the LOC137021485 gene encoding UDP-glucuronosyltransferase 1-6-like isoform X2, with product MHLAEISCVVISIVCCAALEQSPSGKSGWTGKLLVVPMDGSHWTGVKAVAEEMGRRGHTVIVVIPEISMRLGPGKHYITKTFPVSSELELYNKIMTKHVHELTDKSLLESVTSEFSNVKMIFNLMASASESLFKNQELIEFLRAQNFDAVLTDPGLPMGAILAYNLSVPAVYMLRGMPCSLDAAATACPSPLSYVPRFFTQNSDRMSFGRRVWNVLLSMLEPLGCKVIYLSHEDVMSNFLQRDVSLTEILSTGAVWLMRYDFSLEFPKPLMPNMILIGGINCEITNPLTKEVEEFVQGSGEHGIVVFTLGSLISSMPKEKAAIFFKAFSMIPQRVLWRYAGEIPDNVPENVKLMKWLPQNDLLGHPKARAFITHGGTHGIYEGICHGVPMVMIPLFGDQGDNVHRMATRGVGVILNIHDITSQTLFDALNTVINDSSYKQRMDKLSAIHNDRPMQPLDLAVYWTEFVMRHKGADHLRPAAHDLNWFQYHSLDVIGFLLFIVLIVTLATFKCCALCWRRCCRKTQKRKED